A stretch of the Flavobacteriales bacterium genome encodes the following:
- a CDS encoding T9SS type A sorting domain-containing protein, whose translation MKKHLALFLLAVGQLIFSVSVSAGVGLCTPDEAYTSVGIWPAVQENGCENQPYDETSTFVYPNDTTVNIGAMVTLSLDSAWVTSVTGLPPGISYVCEDASCVFQPSGITGTSISCMKFLGTPTLSGLYVIAVNMDLRFSNAFVYPYTFNINITIDGSGVGSCIGVGVENLSTIEALSVSPNPTSGLVNLNQKVTGKVLDLLGNGILDVKNANTIDLSNVASGMYILSTGSGSVKILKR comes from the coding sequence ATGAAAAAGCATCTTGCATTATTCTTGTTGGCAGTTGGTCAACTGATTTTTTCAGTAAGTGTGTCAGCTGGTGTTGGTCTTTGTACACCGGATGAGGCGTACACGAGTGTAGGGATATGGCCTGCTGTGCAAGAAAATGGATGTGAAAATCAACCATATGATGAAACGTCAACTTTTGTATATCCTAATGATACAACAGTAAATATTGGTGCCATGGTAACACTCAGTTTAGACTCTGCTTGGGTAACTAGTGTTACAGGATTACCTCCTGGAATTTCATATGTGTGTGAAGATGCATCGTGTGTATTTCAACCGTCAGGTATAACAGGGACCTCAATTAGTTGTATGAAGTTTTTAGGAACTCCAACATTATCTGGGCTATATGTAATTGCTGTAAACATGGATTTAAGATTTAGTAATGCTTTTGTTTATCCATATACGTTTAACATTAATATTACAATTGATGGTTCGGGTGTTGGGAGTTGTATTGGTGTGGGAGTAGAAAATCTTTCTACTATTGAAGCTCTTTCTGTATCACCTAATCCAACTTCAGGATTAGTAAACTTAAATCAAAAGGTAACTGGGAAAGTTTTGGATTTGCTAGGGAATGGCATACTAGATGTTAAGAACGCTAATACGATAGATTTATCGAACGTTGCTAGCGGTATGTATATCCTTTCTACAGGTTCTGGTTCGGTTAAAATTTTAAAGAGATAG